The following are encoded together in the Salvia hispanica cultivar TCC Black 2014 chromosome 6, UniMelb_Shisp_WGS_1.0, whole genome shotgun sequence genome:
- the LOC125193146 gene encoding pathogen-associated molecular patterns-induced protein A70-like, translating to MNGVETVASWLTPPVLFCVLNVMIGAIFLRSKLYPPPPRNDRHLLVRVPSFLERVRSFNRSAYLPPQPEPAAREAEQPPQPDEAARETHHAPDPVANAAARGEDTPNAAARGTDAPSHVVVRTRSEAVVRAAPAARPPLQKSASERISVLREEEEERWRPATVRERAAGDEEVDEKADEFINNFRQQLKLQRMDSILRAGGGR from the coding sequence ATGAACGGAGTCGAAACGGTGGCGAGCTGGCTCACTCCTCCGGTCCTCTTCTGCGTCCTCAACGTAATGATCGGCGCCATTTTCCTCCGATCCAAGCTCTATCCGCCACCGCCGAGAAACGACCGCCACTTGCTCGTCCGAGTCCCCTCGTTCCTCGAGCGAGTCAGGTCGTTCAACCGGTCCGCCTACCTCCCCCCGCAGCCCGAGCCGGCGGCGCGTGAGGCCGAACAGCCTCCTCAGCCCGACGAGGCGGCGCGTGAGACACACCACGCGCCTGATCCGGTGGCAAACGCGGCGGCGCGTGGGGAGGACACGCCCAATGCGGCGGCGCGTGGGACGGACGCGCCGAGCCATGTGGTGGTGAGGACCAGGTCGGAGGCGGTGGTGAGGGCGGCGCCGGCGGCGAGGCCGCCGCTGCAGAAGTCGGCGAGCGAGAGGATCTCGGTTCtgagggaggaggaggaggagcggTGGAGGCCGGCGACGGTGAGGGAGAGGGCGGCAGGGGACGAGGAGGTGGACGAGAAGGCCGACGAGTTCATAAATAATTTCCGGCAGCAGCTCAAGCTGCAGAGGATGGACTCGATTCTGAGGGCCGGGGGCGGAAGGTAA